A stretch of the Saccharolobus caldissimus genome encodes the following:
- a CDS encoding C2H2-type zinc finger protein, with protein sequence MGTINPYVCPLCLMPFSSSVSLKQHIRYTEHTKVCPVCKKEFVNTDSALDHVCKKHNICVS encoded by the coding sequence GTGGGGACTATAAATCCTTACGTCTGTCCCCTCTGTCTAATGCCCTTCAGCTCTTCAGTTAGTCTGAAACAACACATCCGTTACACGGAACACACAAAGGTTTGTCCAGTGTGCAAGAAAGAGTTTGTAAACACTGATTCGGCATTAGATCATGTTTGCAAAAAGCATAATATCTGCGTGAGTTAG